ATCAATCATCTCTAAAGTGAACTCGTCTTCGTCTAGGTCTCCTTGTGGGACTTCAAATACAGCTTTTCTAGTAAAAACAAATTGTAGTGAGCCTGTCGTTCCTAGTGATCCACCGGCCTTCTTGAAACAAACTCTAACGTTAGCAACAGTTCTTGTTACATTATTAGTAGAGGCCTCAACAAAAATGGCCACGCCATTTGGACCGTATCCTTCATAAGAGATTTCTTGATAACCATCATCATCTCCCCCAAGGCCTTTCTTTATTGCTCTATCAATATTGTCCTTAGGAACATTATTCTTTTTACATTTTTCTAAAGCAATTTTTAAAAGAAAGTTGGTCGCTGGATCTTCTCCACCTGACTTAACAGCTTTAGATACTTCAAATAGTATCTTCGTATAAATTTGGCCTCTCAGCTTATCTGCAGCGCCTTTTTTCTTTACTATATTGGCCCATTTTCTTCCCATACGATCCTCTTACTTACACTTGTTAAATTTTGCATTTATTTGAATAGCAACGTCATTCCATGTTTTTCCTTCATGCTTTGCAAAGCATGCTTTATTTAAAGCAGCTAGTTGCTTATTTAAAGAAAAGTCGAAAACATCTATGACACCCTTTGCTTCTAGTGAGTTCTTTTTCACAGAATAGCTTAGCGGTACATCAACACTCTTGCCATTAATATTAAAAGTCATAACGATTGACTTCTTTTTTAACTCTTTTGTCTTTCCTGTAATCTTACTTCCACCTGTCATTGTTGAGAAGAAGAATTTCGCTATTTTCTTATCTCTACCTAGGTCTTTTGTTGAAACTGAGTCCGTATCAATTGAGAAATGAGCAGATTTTAAAATACTATTAATTGATTTTTGTTTCTTGTCTGTTTTGAAAGTAACTTTCTTAAAAGTTCCACTAACTCCAACCTTTTTGGCCGTTTTGTAAGAGGTCCATTTTATAGAGACTGATTTGTTATCTAGTTGATAGCAGTTTGCTAAACTTGGAAAAGTAAAAAAAAGTAATAATAGTGATAGTTTCATTGGATTCCTTTTGGTGATAAAATTTAATGTATATTATATAAAAGGTTGAGGTCTTTGAAGACGTACTGCGTTTGTTGCAAAGAGCTAAATTAGGATTACGATGAAAGAGCTGATAATTATTTTGGAGTATATTGGAACATTTGCTTTTGCGTTCACTGGAGCGTCTGTTGCGGCAAAATCTGAGTATGATTTCTTTGGTATGTTGTTCTTGGCATTTCTTACTGCTGTTGGTGGGGGAACCATTAGGGATATGCTTCTCGATGTTCCAGTTTTTTGGACTATTTCATCTGTGAGTCTATATATTATTTTGATTGCGACTCTGCTTACTTTATTTGCACGAAGTATATTTAATAAGATGCAGTCCACTATTTTACTCTTTGATACTATTGGACTTGGTATTTTTGCTATACTAGGTGCTCAGAAGGCCTTAGCACTGAATACAAATATAGAGACCGCCATTATCATGGGGATAATTACAGGAGTTCTTGGTGGGATTCTTCGATCTGTCTTTAATAACGAAATTCCAATTATCTTTAA
This window of the Halobacteriovorax sp. HLS genome carries:
- a CDS encoding YebC/PmpR family DNA-binding transcriptional regulator, which produces MGRKWANIVKKKGAADKLRGQIYTKILFEVSKAVKSGGEDPATNFLLKIALEKCKKNNVPKDNIDRAIKKGLGGDDDGYQEISYEGYGPNGVAIFVEASTNNVTRTVANVRVCFKKAGGSLGTTGSLQFVFTRKAVFEVPQGDLDEDEFTLEMIDAGAEDIELEDGIFCINGPMEVFGAISKKLEELGVQPEEATLEQIPQTFKEVDDETYEAIMKMIDALESDEDVLKVYHNIEYDERFAEL
- a CDS encoding YceI family protein, with translation MKLSLLLLFFTFPSLANCYQLDNKSVSIKWTSYKTAKKVGVSGTFKKVTFKTDKKQKSINSILKSAHFSIDTDSVSTKDLGRDKKIAKFFFSTMTGGSKITGKTKELKKKSIVMTFNINGKSVDVPLSYSVKKNSLEAKGVIDVFDFSLNKQLAALNKACFAKHEGKTWNDVAIQINAKFNKCK
- a CDS encoding trimeric intracellular cation channel family protein, giving the protein MKELIIILEYIGTFAFAFTGASVAAKSEYDFFGMLFLAFLTAVGGGTIRDMLLDVPVFWTISSVSLYIILIATLLTLFARSIFNKMQSTILLFDTIGLGIFAILGAQKALALNTNIETAIIMGIITGVLGGILRSVFNNEIPIIFKKEVYATTAALCSVAFIGLSYLEIPYYLNISGTLIFCIIFRYSSIRFNIHLPKAK